In Abyssicoccus albus, the following proteins share a genomic window:
- a CDS encoding LPXTG cell wall anchor domain-containing protein: MNKYYKILTVSFLSSAVFIHPIHNEDLYASTEEVQTGHVDSVETTEVTTELSNSIDNEETVSSSEEKETSTVESTNTTETVTQEETMTVEPVDEDTTNEAITDEVLSEPSTDEMNTTSDSSEIKSEDLVPEMNQTSDEVLTPPINENENTSSNDDYNSNEKPSADIDTNPPSNNGSNQEPTEEPTTNEPTNEPTNEPTNEPTNEPTNEPTNEPTNEPTNEPTNEPTNEPTNEPTNEPTNEPTNEPTNEPTNEPTNEPTNEPTTNEPTTSEPSTDEPVTDNPTTDEDPSDDGVSKTEDPLNNIKSLNEQTKKLSDLIKSLNESFNPMEIEKLYSSIDNEVVTSVTESLTLGDIENISLDEDTKEEAVESTEEFKELVKQYKESSDEEKKIIKQQMQDVQLEEAPSDELPRTGESQTSLNVLIGLLISMIGAFVLIFSKRRT; this comes from the coding sequence ATGAATAAATATTATAAAATTTTAACTGTATCTTTTCTTTCTTCAGCTGTATTTATTCATCCAATCCATAATGAAGATTTGTATGCTAGTACCGAAGAAGTACAAACAGGTCATGTCGATTCTGTTGAAACGACAGAGGTCACAACAGAATTAAGTAACAGCATTGATAATGAGGAGACTGTATCCAGTAGTGAAGAAAAAGAAACATCTACTGTTGAATCAACCAATACTACTGAAACAGTAACGCAAGAAGAAACAATGACCGTTGAACCAGTTGATGAAGATACAACAAATGAAGCAATCACTGATGAAGTTTTAAGTGAACCTTCTACTGACGAAATGAATACAACATCAGATTCATCAGAAATAAAGTCTGAAGATTTGGTCCCAGAAATGAATCAAACAAGTGATGAAGTATTAACCCCACCTATAAATGAAAATGAGAATACATCGTCAAATGATGATTATAATAGCAATGAAAAACCTTCAGCCGATATAGATACAAATCCACCTTCTAATAATGGGTCAAATCAAGAGCCCACTGAAGAACCAACAACAAATGAACCAACGAATGAACCGACAAACGAACCAACAAATGAACCGACAAACGAACCAACGAATGAGCCGACAAACGAACCGACGAATGAACCGACAAACGAACCAACGAATGAGCCGACAAACGAACCAACGAATGAACCGACAAACGAACCAACGAATGAACCGACAAACGAACCAACAAATGAACCAACAAATGAACCGACAAACGAACCAACGAATGAACCAACGACGAATGAGCCGACAACGAGCGAACCTTCAACAGATGAGCCAGTAACGGATAATCCAACGACTGATGAGGATCCATCAGATGATGGTGTTTCAAAAACTGAAGATCCATTAAATAATATTAAATCATTGAATGAACAAACTAAGAAATTATCAGACTTGATTAAGTCATTGAATGAAAGTTTCAATCCTATGGAAATTGAGAAGTTATATTCTAGTATAGATAATGAAGTCGTTACAAGTGTTACTGAAAGTTTAACGTTGGGGGACATAGAGAATATTTCACTAGATGAAGATACGAAAGAAGAAGCAGTTGAATCTACAGAAGAGTTCAAAGAGTTAGTAAAACAATATAAAGAGAGTTCTGATGAGGAGAAAAAAATCATCAAACAACAAATGCAAGATGTACAACTTGAGGAAGCACCTTCTGATGAATTGCCAAGAACAGGTGAATCTCAGACATCATTGAATGTATTGATTGGATTATTAATTTCGATGATTGGTGCGTTTGTGTTAATTTTTTCA